CTAATGCCGACGTCTTTCTCAACAGGGGCTTTCCTGATTGGACGACGAAGTATTCCCTCAGCCCGAGCCGGGCCGGCAGGACTTGCCCGCTCGCCCCAGgttcccttccccccatcccgTCGCCGCCCCCGGAAAGCCGCTGCCCAGAGCGGACACGGTGGCCAGACCCCTTCTAGAGCGAGTCCTACCTCCTCTCTGCCGCCTGCCGCCGCCACCACTGCCACAGTCTCCCGGGTGGTCACCGCCTCCTCCCCAAGCGCTAAAGCCGCCGAAACCCGACCAAAGCCTAGAAGCCGCCACGTCACCCACACGTAACTCCACCCCCGGTGACGAGAAGGCGGTGCCACACCTTTTGGAGCACAGCAACCAGAGAGACACGCCCCCCACCAAAACGCAAGAGCAACTCCGCCCTCCCATTGGCTAGGCCGCCTGTGACCCCGCCCCTGAGGAACGAGAGCTGGGGCCCAGGGGGCTGGGCCAGCCTCAGGGGAGGGGCCTTAAAGAGCCCCGGCGGTGTCCAGTGTGCCCAGAGCGGGCAGCGGAGACAAGCAAGATAGGAAAGGTACACGTTAGAAACTTTATTCTCCGGAGGCTGGGGCAGATTGAGAGCAGGTTGGGGTCACCCCTTCTCCGGCTCCTCCAGGATCCCCTCCCGGTTGCTCTGCTGTAACGCATGCTTTTGACTCTGGACTGAGTGCCTCTTGTTTGAACGAGAGCCCCGACGGCTGCACAGGGATAGCCGCCGCCACAGCACGGTGATCAGAAGGCTTTCGTTCGACTTGAGAGTCTTTTGGTCCGGCGAGTCCATATCGACCTCTTCGGTGCCTGCGGGGATGGCGAGGCCACTGAGCTCTGCTCTACCCTCCCCGGTCCAACCTCCCAGGCGATCCCCTTCGGCGCAGCCCCTTCTCCCGCTCCCTGGGTCCCGCTGGTGTGTCTTGGGTCTCACCTTCGACTTCCTCCGAATCAGCCTCCTTAGCCTGATCATCGGAGGTCTGAAAGTCCTTGTCTTGGCAGCAGCCCATGGTCCCGAGCGGCCCCGAACTCCGTGCCGCCCACGCCAGCCCACCAGGCTCCGCGCCTGGCTTTTGTGACATCAGCTATCCTGCTGCACCAGCGCTGGGGGCAGCCAGTCCTCTTTCCATTCTCCCATCACAAAAGGCTCAGGGTCATGGTGGGTGTTAAACTGTTTATTTACAAAGTGAGCACAGGCTCTTCAGGTGCTGGTGGATCCAGGCCGCTGCTTTTTTCTCCGTCTGGTTTGGAGAGCCCCTTGGGTCTGCTCCAAATCAGGGAGCTTCCGCTTGGCAGCTGCCTCCAAGGAGGCCCAAAGTtcatctgtctctgtgtcttctaGGGCCGCCTTTTTGGGCTCTTGAGGCTCTTGGGGCTGATCCTGGTGAGTGGGAGAAAACTTAGGAATCTGGGGCACAGTAACAGAGGCCCGGGGAAGGAGGATCTAGTTGGGAAAGCACTTTCAATTCCTGCTCCCGGACACTATTCCCATCCATGCTCCTATGTGGCCCTT
This genomic stretch from Lynx canadensis isolate LIC74 chromosome D1, mLynCan4.pri.v2, whole genome shotgun sequence harbors:
- the LOC116738364 gene encoding testis-expressed protein 54-like produces the protein MGCCQDKDFQTSDDQAKEADSEEVEGTEEVDMDSPDQKTLKSNESLLITVLWRRLSLCSRRGSRSNKRHSVQSQKHALQQSNREGILEEPEKG